The following are from one region of the Flavobacteriaceae bacterium UJ101 genome:
- a CDS encoding UPF0758 protein (Belongs to the UPF0758 family.): MNVSEIEISYKSKAQENVVIRNSNDVYDLILSKWNKDIIEYQEEVKLLLLNKSNKVLGTVDLAKGGTTGCIVDIKIIVAIALKTNSHGIILIHNHPSGNLNPSIRDRDITEKLQKACNYLDLKLLDHLIISNNGYFSFADKELLQ; the protein is encoded by the coding sequence ATGAATGTATCAGAAATTGAAATAAGTTATAAATCAAAAGCACAAGAGAATGTTGTAATTAGAAATAGTAATGATGTGTATGATTTGATTTTATCTAAATGGAATAAAGATATAATTGAATATCAAGAAGAAGTTAAATTGTTACTTTTAAATAAGTCAAACAAGGTTTTAGGAACAGTGGATTTAGCTAAAGGAGGAACTACAGGATGTATTGTTGATATAAAAATTATTGTAGCAATAGCATTAAAAACCAATTCTCATGGAATTATTTTAATTCATAATCATCCATCTGGAAATTTAAATCCAAGCATTCGAGATAGAGATATAACTGAAAAATTACAAAAGGCATGTAATTATCTTGATTTAAAACTCCTAGATCATCTCATTATTTCCAATAATGGATATTTTAGTTTTGCTGATAAAGAGTTATTACAGTAG
- a CDS encoding UPF0750 membrane protein YitE (Belongs to the UPF0750 family.), whose amino-acid sequence MISSKLKFEIINYTFITLGSFLCALGVVGFLVPNKIATGGTAGLAIIFHHLLNLPTGILMSLINLPLLLISLKYLGRIFAIKSIISIILITLFVDFLAEIIQLPNLSHNLMLATLYGGILVGLGIGFIFKGGGSAGGATIIAKLVTSRFDLKTGTVILFFDAIVVFAAGYVFKSIELALWSLISIYATSKLIDTILTGNPRQKIVHIASFKNLSDLSIMLNQTLKISGTLVKGQDLELKEYKHLLFVVVDRNRLNTLKNIVHQYDSNARMIVMEASVMLESKK is encoded by the coding sequence ATGATATCATCTAAACTTAAATTTGAAATTATTAATTATACCTTTATTACATTAGGAAGTTTCTTATGTGCTCTTGGTGTCGTAGGTTTTTTAGTTCCTAATAAAATTGCAACGGGAGGAACAGCTGGTCTTGCTATTATTTTTCACCATCTTTTAAATTTACCTACGGGTATTTTAATGTCATTAATCAATTTACCGTTACTTCTAATCAGTTTAAAGTACTTAGGAAGAATTTTTGCTATAAAATCAATTATCAGTATTATTCTAATTACTCTATTTGTTGATTTTTTAGCTGAGATTATTCAACTTCCTAATTTGAGTCATAACTTAATGCTTGCTACCCTATATGGTGGTATTTTAGTAGGTTTAGGAATTGGTTTTATTTTTAAAGGTGGAGGATCTGCCGGTGGAGCAACAATTATTGCTAAATTGGTTACTTCTCGTTTTGATTTAAAAACAGGTACCGTTATTTTATTTTTCGATGCAATTGTTGTTTTTGCTGCAGGATATGTTTTTAAAAGTATTGAGTTGGCTCTATGGAGTTTAATTAGTATTTATGCAACTTCTAAATTAATTGACACTATTTTAACAGGAAACCCAAGACAAAAAATTGTTCATATTGCTTCTTTTAAAAATTTAAGTGATTTAAGCATTATGCTCAATCAAACACTAAAAATATCTGGAACATTGGTAAAAGGGCAAGATTTAGAATTAAAAGAATATAAACACTTACTTTTTGTTGTTGTAGATCGTAATCGATTAAATACATTAAAGAATATTGTTCACCAATACGATTCCAATGCAAGAATGATTGTCATGGAAGCTTCTGTAATGTTAGAATCAAAAAAATAA